A single region of the Rhizobium sp. NLR16a genome encodes:
- a CDS encoding alpha-amylase family protein encodes MLDARRQNTHTLRTPDWFKTATRWTQLTFVEDDPEKYDPAFWIDVFKRTKSNAVCLSAGGYIAYYPSEVPYHYVSKYLGDKDIFGALVDAARKLDMHVMARVDPHAVHDDAAKANPEWVMINADGTPRRHWAYPDVWVTNAYGDYNTVFMPEVVKEIVRKYDIDAVFANRWQGHGVDYSEDSARRFKDMFGYALPARPDAEDPAWQAWVQWRRRVLTDMIAQWDDAVKAIRPHASFIPNMGGASLMEFDLSVIAKHCPFLVVDHQGRKGLELGWSAGRNGKRIRATFPDRPVVLITSIGPEEEYRWKDAVTSGEEMQLWINDGTAHGLYAWFTKFNGVVPDKRWVEPVADAFALQAAIEPVLESMKPTAEIAVIDPSTTLRHWAPEERHSAEKHDLGFYHALVEARLPFELLSDQVLTDESLDRFKLIILANASCLSDAQNAAIRAYVDRGGSMIASYETSLRDEFGKKRPDFGLADVLGASYVSGPRGIVKNTYVALSGDHPINRGFDGAERIMGGTRLIHAVPSADAKAPFLYVPDFPDLPMEEVYPREEPKGAAVIARETGKGGRTVYIPWNIGEIFWEVYAVDHARLLANAVHWALGKTPRVTIEGKGVIDLALRENGEGMAVSLFNLTNPMMMKGPIRDNYPLAAQTISVEIPEGRSVAKAWLVVADRAASFSLANGRAQVEVPGIDRLEVLHLTWK; translated from the coding sequence ATGCTCGACGCCAGGAGACAGAACACCCACACGCTGAGGACGCCGGACTGGTTTAAGACCGCGACCCGCTGGACCCAGCTGACCTTCGTGGAAGACGACCCGGAGAAATACGACCCGGCCTTCTGGATCGACGTCTTCAAACGCACGAAATCGAACGCGGTCTGCCTCAGTGCCGGCGGCTATATCGCCTATTATCCGAGCGAAGTGCCTTACCACTATGTCAGCAAATATCTCGGCGACAAGGATATCTTCGGCGCGCTCGTCGATGCCGCCCGCAAGCTCGACATGCACGTCATGGCCCGCGTCGACCCGCATGCGGTCCATGACGATGCCGCCAAAGCCAATCCGGAATGGGTGATGATCAATGCCGACGGCACGCCGCGCCGCCACTGGGCCTATCCCGATGTCTGGGTCACCAATGCTTATGGCGACTACAACACCGTCTTCATGCCTGAGGTGGTCAAGGAGATCGTCCGCAAATACGATATCGACGCGGTCTTCGCCAATCGCTGGCAGGGCCACGGCGTCGATTACAGCGAAGACAGCGCCCGCCGCTTCAAGGACATGTTCGGCTATGCCCTTCCTGCAAGACCCGATGCCGAGGATCCCGCCTGGCAGGCCTGGGTGCAGTGGCGCCGCCGCGTGCTCACCGACATGATCGCGCAGTGGGACGATGCCGTCAAAGCGATCCGCCCGCATGCGAGCTTCATTCCGAACATGGGTGGCGCTTCGCTGATGGAATTCGATCTCTCGGTCATCGCCAAACACTGCCCCTTCCTCGTCGTCGACCATCAGGGCCGCAAGGGCCTTGAGCTCGGCTGGTCGGCAGGCCGCAATGGCAAGCGCATCCGAGCCACCTTCCCCGACCGCCCGGTCGTGCTGATCACCTCGATCGGCCCCGAGGAGGAATATCGCTGGAAGGATGCCGTCACCTCGGGCGAGGAGATGCAGCTCTGGATCAATGACGGCACCGCCCACGGCCTCTACGCCTGGTTCACCAAGTTCAACGGCGTCGTGCCTGACAAACGCTGGGTCGAGCCGGTGGCCGACGCATTCGCCCTGCAGGCAGCCATCGAGCCGGTGCTGGAAAGCATGAAGCCGACCGCCGAAATCGCCGTCATCGATCCCTCGACGACGCTGCGCCACTGGGCGCCGGAAGAACGGCATTCCGCCGAGAAGCACGACCTCGGTTTCTACCATGCCCTCGTCGAGGCCCGCCTGCCCTTCGAGCTGCTTTCGGACCAGGTGTTGACCGACGAGAGCCTCGATCGGTTCAAGCTCATCATCCTTGCCAACGCTTCCTGCCTTTCGGATGCGCAGAACGCGGCGATCCGCGCCTATGTCGATCGCGGTGGCAGCATGATTGCCTCTTACGAGACGTCGCTGCGCGACGAATTCGGCAAGAAGCGCCCCGACTTCGGCCTCGCCGACGTGCTGGGTGCCAGCTACGTCTCCGGCCCGCGCGGCATCGTCAAGAACACCTATGTCGCACTTTCCGGCGATCACCCGATCAACCGGGGCTTCGACGGCGCCGAGCGCATCATGGGCGGCACTCGCCTGATCCACGCCGTACCGTCGGCCGATGCGAAGGCGCCCTTCCTCTACGTTCCCGACTTTCCCGATCTGCCGATGGAAGAGGTCTATCCGCGAGAAGAACCAAAAGGTGCTGCCGTCATCGCCCGCGAGACTGGCAAGGGTGGCCGCACAGTCTATATTCCCTGGAATATCGGTGAGATCTTCTGGGAGGTCTATGCCGTCGATCATGCGCGGCTCCTCGCCAACGCCGTCCATTGGGCACTCGGCAAGACACCACGCGTCACCATCGAGGGCAAGGGCGTCATCGATCTGGCGCTACGCGAAAACGGTGAGGGCATGGCAGTCAGCCTCTTCAACCTCACCAACCCGATGATGATGAAAGGCCCGATCCGCGACAATTACCCTCTGGCAGCGCAGACCATTTCGGTGGAGATTCCGGAGGGCCGATCGGTGGCGAAGGCATGGCTCGTCGTTGCCGACCGCGCCGCAAGCTTCAGCCTTGCGAACGGCCGTGCGCAGGTGGAGGTGCCCGGTATCGACCGGCTGGAAGTCCTGCATCTCACCTGGAAATGA
- a CDS encoding ABC transporter substrate-binding protein, with product MIKLKRRAFLAGTSAALIMPALPVFAADFKEADVLKAKVSSGALPGLQERLPENPLVVKPVESIGKYGGDWNMALVGGGSLSMLFRYQAYEPLLRYTRDWSGVTLNVAESFEGDADSKVYTIRLRKGMKWSDGHPYTTADIKFWYDTVFTDKRVAFVGQDHWKSGGKPAKLEIVDEQTFKVIFDKPNGLFPLQVAWANNDQTTRTPKHYLEQFHIDYNPKADELANQRGFESWIASFQAAAGFQDDNAFFLNSSKKPCVHAWVFTIAPGENTERAVAERNPYYWKVDSEGNQLPYMDRIVYQMVADPQVLLLKAMQGEVDLMDQYIATPNNKSVLYDAREQGGYDFYTLTSTEANVMNFIFNLNHNDETKRKLFRNKDFRAALSTALDRQSLIDAVLVGQGAPAQPSIKKEDPLYNEQLATQFTAYDVDKANAMLDQIVPKRDDQNFRLDEKGRRLTIIFEIDQARAVFLDLFQLVIPMFQAVGIDAQMRTMDRSLWETRVRQGRDFDATAHQFGANGGVAAMLDPRYYVPTDANAMYAPAWQLWYRDRTNANAEEPPESTKNQLALYDKLKTTSDPSGQREVMKQILQGAADNFYVFGISLPPDGYGIVKNNMKNITKTMPNSFGWPTPAPTMPEQFYKV from the coding sequence ATGATCAAGCTGAAACGACGTGCGTTTCTGGCCGGGACGTCGGCCGCCCTGATAATGCCGGCCCTGCCGGTTTTCGCCGCTGACTTCAAGGAAGCGGATGTCCTGAAAGCGAAAGTGTCGAGCGGCGCCCTGCCGGGTCTCCAGGAGAGGCTTCCCGAAAATCCGCTCGTCGTCAAACCGGTTGAAAGCATCGGCAAATACGGCGGCGACTGGAACATGGCGCTAGTCGGCGGCGGGTCGCTGTCGATGCTGTTCCGCTACCAGGCCTATGAGCCGCTGCTACGCTATACGCGCGATTGGTCTGGCGTGACGCTGAATGTCGCCGAGTCCTTTGAGGGCGATGCCGACTCCAAGGTCTATACGATCCGCCTGCGCAAGGGCATGAAATGGTCGGATGGCCATCCCTACACCACCGCCGACATCAAGTTCTGGTACGATACTGTTTTCACCGACAAGCGCGTCGCCTTTGTCGGTCAGGATCATTGGAAATCCGGCGGTAAGCCGGCCAAGCTGGAGATCGTGGACGAGCAGACCTTCAAGGTCATCTTCGACAAGCCGAACGGCCTGTTCCCGCTGCAGGTCGCCTGGGCAAACAACGATCAGACGACGCGCACGCCGAAGCATTATCTCGAGCAATTCCACATCGATTACAATCCGAAGGCCGATGAACTCGCCAACCAACGCGGCTTCGAAAGTTGGATCGCGTCGTTCCAGGCGGCCGCCGGCTTCCAGGACGACAACGCCTTCTTCCTCAACTCCTCGAAGAAGCCCTGCGTGCATGCCTGGGTGTTCACGATCGCGCCAGGCGAAAACACCGAACGGGCTGTTGCCGAGCGCAATCCATACTATTGGAAGGTTGATAGCGAGGGCAACCAGCTGCCCTATATGGACCGCATCGTTTACCAGATGGTCGCCGACCCGCAGGTTCTGCTGCTGAAGGCCATGCAGGGCGAGGTCGACCTGATGGACCAGTACATTGCCACGCCGAACAACAAATCGGTTCTCTACGATGCGCGTGAGCAGGGCGGCTATGATTTCTACACGCTGACTTCGACCGAAGCCAATGTCATGAATTTCATCTTCAACCTGAACCACAATGACGAGACCAAGCGGAAGCTCTTCCGGAACAAGGATTTCCGTGCCGCACTCTCGACCGCACTCGACCGGCAGTCGCTGATCGATGCGGTGCTCGTCGGCCAGGGGGCGCCTGCCCAGCCGTCGATCAAGAAGGAAGATCCGCTTTACAACGAGCAACTCGCCACGCAGTTCACGGCCTATGACGTCGACAAGGCGAATGCCATGCTCGATCAGATCGTGCCGAAGCGCGACGACCAGAACTTCCGCCTCGACGAAAAGGGCCGCCGCCTGACGATCATCTTCGAGATCGACCAGGCGCGCGCCGTCTTCCTCGATCTCTTCCAGCTGGTGATCCCGATGTTCCAGGCGGTCGGCATCGATGCGCAGATGCGCACGATGGACCGTTCGCTCTGGGAGACGCGCGTCCGCCAGGGCCGTGATTTCGATGCGACCGCCCATCAGTTCGGCGCAAATGGCGGCGTCGCCGCCATGCTCGACCCGCGCTACTACGTGCCGACCGATGCCAACGCCATGTACGCCCCGGCCTGGCAACTCTGGTATCGCGACCGCACCAATGCCAATGCCGAGGAACCGCCGGAAAGCACGAAGAACCAGCTTGCGCTCTACGACAAGCTGAAGACGACTTCCGACCCATCGGGCCAGCGCGAGGTCATGAAGCAGATCCTTCAAGGCGCCGCCGACAATTTCTATGTCTTCGGCATCTCGCTGCCGCCCGACGGCTACGGCATCGTCAAAAACAACATGAAGAACATCACGAAAACCATGCCGAACTCCTTCGGCTGGCCGACGCCCGCTCCGACCATGCCGGAGCAGTTCTACAAGGTCTAG
- a CDS encoding LacI family DNA-binding transcriptional regulator, which yields MGSRGRVTLQTIAREVGLSKFAVSRSLAGKSGVSEETRALIRDTAQRLGYTKPAGHGAAGEVAVVFHDLDAVNSELYMQVQNGVQREAHRLGMTLRVRWTHDVGQLEELARSCDGLMLVGPHAREAVAAASATGVPIVRFGWVDALEQVDHVGGTDHEAGQAVVEYLVGLGHRSIVYVYGMPGLRGRQERHYGAREIAERYPDVALHVMQFDEENGFGTAFRALVDKGIRPTAFFCAHDGLALTVVSELLGQGYRIPDDISVVGFGDYSPASLISPALTTVRMEGQECGAVGLRLLLERIENPRLPGMPARRIMIASRIIERRSAGPCKAAASVDVPGV from the coding sequence GTGGGAAGCAGGGGCCGGGTTACTTTGCAGACGATCGCGCGAGAGGTCGGGCTGTCGAAATTTGCGGTCTCGCGGTCGCTCGCCGGCAAGAGCGGTGTCAGCGAGGAAACGCGCGCGCTGATCCGCGACACGGCGCAGCGCCTAGGCTACACCAAGCCCGCCGGGCATGGTGCTGCCGGCGAGGTTGCGGTGGTCTTTCACGATCTCGATGCCGTCAACAGCGAGCTCTATATGCAGGTGCAGAACGGTGTGCAGCGAGAGGCTCATCGGCTTGGCATGACGCTGCGCGTGCGCTGGACCCATGATGTCGGCCAGTTGGAAGAGTTGGCGCGCAGCTGTGATGGCCTGATGCTCGTTGGTCCGCATGCCCGTGAGGCCGTGGCAGCGGCGAGCGCCACCGGCGTTCCGATCGTGCGTTTCGGCTGGGTCGATGCGCTCGAGCAGGTCGACCATGTCGGCGGCACCGACCATGAGGCAGGGCAGGCGGTGGTGGAGTATCTAGTCGGACTCGGCCACCGGTCCATCGTGTACGTCTATGGCATGCCGGGCCTGCGGGGACGTCAGGAGCGCCATTACGGCGCTCGCGAAATCGCCGAACGTTATCCTGATGTTGCGCTCCATGTTATGCAATTCGACGAAGAGAATGGCTTCGGCACGGCGTTCCGGGCGCTCGTGGACAAAGGCATTCGCCCGACGGCTTTTTTCTGCGCCCATGACGGGTTAGCGCTGACCGTGGTCTCCGAACTGCTTGGGCAGGGGTACCGCATTCCGGACGATATTTCGGTTGTCGGTTTCGGCGACTACTCGCCGGCGTCACTGATCTCGCCGGCGCTGACGACGGTGAGGATGGAGGGGCAGGAATGCGGGGCCGTGGGGCTGCGGCTATTGCTTGAGCGGATCGAGAATCCACGCCTGCCGGGCATGCCGGCGAGGCGCATCATGATCGCCTCGCGCATTATCGAGCGCCGCTCGGCCGGACCTTGCAAGGCGGCGGCGAGCGTCGATGTCCCCGGGGTTTAA
- a CDS encoding TIM barrel protein produces the protein MRRYSACIEWLFAEDGDSFPDRIRRAHAGGLTAVEFWRWTDKDLDAIEAALKETGLAVTSLVAEPMIALTDAANRKAWLKGLADSVTVAKRLGAPVLIAQAGDDLAGFSREEQRRALSETLKPGADILKGSGVRLGVEPLNIRIDHIGYFLDSTREGLDVVDDVARPEIGIVYDIYHSAVMGERTEDVLDGRLDRVFHVHVADHPGRNEPGSGGIDLAHRLDWIFANGYAGAVGLEYRPTKPGADAVKAAIAALGG, from the coding sequence ATGCGACGTTATTCAGCCTGTATAGAGTGGCTGTTTGCCGAGGACGGCGACAGCTTTCCCGACCGCATCCGTCGCGCCCATGCTGGCGGCCTGACGGCGGTCGAATTCTGGCGCTGGACCGACAAGGATCTGGACGCGATCGAGGCGGCGTTGAAGGAAACCGGCCTTGCCGTCACCAGCCTCGTCGCCGAGCCGATGATCGCGCTGACCGATGCCGCCAACCGGAAGGCCTGGCTGAAAGGCCTTGCCGATTCCGTCACAGTCGCCAAACGCCTCGGCGCGCCGGTGCTGATCGCCCAGGCAGGCGACGATCTCGCCGGCTTCAGCCGTGAAGAACAGCGCCGGGCCCTCAGCGAAACCTTGAAACCAGGTGCCGATATCCTGAAAGGCAGCGGCGTGCGGCTCGGCGTAGAACCTCTCAACATCCGTATCGATCATATCGGCTACTTCCTCGATTCAACCCGCGAAGGCCTCGACGTCGTCGATGACGTCGCCCGCCCCGAGATCGGCATCGTCTACGACATCTACCATTCCGCCGTGATGGGCGAACGCACCGAAGACGTGCTGGACGGCCGCCTCGACCGTGTTTTCCACGTCCATGTCGCCGATCATCCCGGCCGCAACGAACCGGGTTCCGGCGGGATAGACCTCGCTCATCGCCTCGACTGGATCTTCGCCAACGGCTATGCCGGCGCCGTCGGTCTGGAATACCGGCCGACCAAGCCCGGCGCGGACGCAGTCAAGGCTGCCATTGCTGCGCTCGGTGGTTAA
- a CDS encoding SDR family oxidoreductase: MDLGLKGKIAVITGASVGIGLAIAEGLAAEGVDLVLAARGGERLEAEGARIAEKFGVSATAVAADVATAAGTEAIIAAAAEKGGADILINNAGTGSNETVMEAPDEKWQAYWDLHVMAAVRLARGIAPQMKKRGGGVILHNASICAVQPLWYEPIYNVSKSALMMFSKTLSTELIQDNIRVNCINAGLILTPDWIKTAKQLTAESGGNWEGYLQSVANEHAASKRFGTPEELANVFVFLSSERASYCIGSTYFVDGGMLKTI, encoded by the coding sequence ATGGATCTGGGATTGAAGGGTAAGATCGCCGTCATAACGGGTGCGTCGGTCGGCATCGGACTGGCGATCGCCGAAGGGCTGGCGGCTGAGGGCGTGGACCTCGTGCTGGCTGCGCGTGGCGGCGAACGGCTGGAGGCGGAGGGCGCCCGCATTGCCGAGAAATTCGGCGTCAGCGCCACCGCCGTCGCCGCCGACGTCGCGACGGCTGCGGGAACGGAGGCGATCATTGCCGCGGCTGCCGAAAAGGGTGGCGCCGATATCCTCATCAATAATGCCGGCACCGGATCGAACGAGACCGTCATGGAGGCGCCTGATGAGAAATGGCAGGCCTATTGGGACCTGCACGTGATGGCCGCCGTGAGGCTTGCGCGCGGCATCGCACCGCAGATGAAGAAGCGAGGCGGCGGGGTGATCCTGCACAATGCCTCGATCTGCGCCGTCCAGCCGCTCTGGTACGAACCGATCTACAATGTCAGCAAATCGGCGCTGATGATGTTTTCAAAGACGCTCTCGACCGAGCTCATCCAGGACAATATCCGCGTCAACTGCATCAATGCCGGCCTGATCCTGACGCCCGACTGGATCAAGACCGCCAAGCAGCTGACGGCCGAAAGCGGCGGAAACTGGGAAGGGTACCTGCAAAGCGTTGCCAATGAGCATGCTGCCTCCAAACGCTTCGGCACGCCGGAGGAACTGGCGAACGTCTTCGTCTTTCTGAGTTCGGAGAGGGCGAGTTACTGCATCGGATCGACCTATTTCGTCGATGGCGGCATGCTGAAGACGATTTGA
- a CDS encoding Rrf2 family transcriptional regulator yields the protein MLTKKGKYGLKALVDLARLAPGETAFINDVAARNNIPKKFLDTILLELRNVGILRSKKGPGGGYSLSRPASEIRIGHVIRTLDGPLAPIRCASRTAYEACDDCADPETCQVRRSMTDVRDAIAAILDNMTLDQFVAAGGRIEDTGDELPISAAS from the coding sequence ATGCTGACGAAGAAGGGAAAATACGGCCTGAAGGCACTGGTCGATCTGGCGCGCCTGGCGCCGGGCGAGACTGCCTTCATCAATGACGTCGCGGCGCGCAACAATATTCCGAAGAAGTTTCTCGACACGATCCTGCTCGAGCTGCGCAATGTCGGTATCCTGCGTTCAAAAAAGGGGCCTGGCGGCGGGTATTCTCTCTCGCGGCCGGCTTCCGAGATCCGCATCGGCCATGTCATCCGCACGCTCGATGGGCCGCTGGCGCCGATCCGCTGCGCCAGCCGGACGGCTTACGAGGCCTGCGACGACTGCGCCGACCCGGAAACCTGTCAGGTGCGGCGTTCGATGACCGATGTTCGGGATGCGATCGCCGCCATTCTGGACAATATGACCCTCGACCAATTCGTCGCAGCCGGCGGCCGCATTGAAGACACCGGGGACGAATTGCCGATCTCCGCCGCCAGCTGA
- a CDS encoding acyl-CoA dehydrogenase family protein has translation MGTLSQFQDRLRPPARRIENEEEAVSTARNLADTFRHQANERDINRILPFAELDALSISGLTAISVPPEHEGLDVSNALLAEIIAIIAEADASIGETLENHFSVLETLRTQAAEDLKASLFARVLLGDRFAGATVADGSELSIDGPGYRLSGRMRPAPGILYADWIAAALTLPPGRPVTLYLSRNSGDVQVVDDWDGFGQRTNGSATTLAGAVHVDAGTIAPAPSSGSTGVSLGLLLKAGVALGIARAAWADLMTAIGDHTVSRSRLGEHAVGIEITAAALERAGRKLDIAQVNPVEAAMADAYFSASAAAITAGETALNAANALFELAGEASTGIGLNLDRHWRNARIHALSLPRDRLLDRAGDHMSR, from the coding sequence ATGGGAACGTTATCGCAGTTTCAAGACCGTCTGAGGCCGCCGGCCCGCCGCATCGAAAACGAAGAGGAGGCCGTATCCACGGCTCGCAACCTCGCCGACACATTCCGTCATCAGGCAAATGAGCGCGATATCAACCGCATCCTGCCTTTTGCCGAGCTCGACGCGCTGTCGATATCGGGACTGACGGCAATCTCTGTTCCGCCCGAACATGAAGGGCTCGACGTGTCGAACGCCCTGCTTGCCGAAATCATCGCGATCATTGCCGAGGCCGACGCCTCGATTGGCGAGACACTGGAAAATCACTTTTCCGTACTGGAAACCCTCCGTACCCAGGCGGCCGAGGATCTGAAAGCATCGCTGTTTGCCCGTGTGCTGCTCGGCGACCGCTTCGCCGGCGCAACCGTCGCCGACGGCAGCGAGCTGTCGATCGACGGACCGGGGTACCGTTTGAGCGGGCGGATGCGGCCGGCGCCCGGTATTCTCTATGCCGATTGGATTGCCGCTGCCCTCACACTTCCGCCCGGCCGCCCTGTGACGCTCTACCTCAGCCGCAACAGCGGGGACGTGCAAGTGGTCGATGATTGGGACGGTTTCGGCCAGCGCACCAATGGATCGGCAACGACGCTCGCCGGCGCAGTGCATGTCGATGCCGGCACGATCGCGCCGGCCCCGTCGTCCGGTTCGACGGGCGTTTCGCTCGGCCTGCTGCTCAAGGCTGGAGTGGCCCTCGGCATCGCGCGGGCCGCCTGGGCCGACCTGATGACAGCCATTGGCGATCATACCGTCTCCCGCTCCCGGCTCGGCGAACACGCCGTCGGCATCGAAATCACGGCGGCAGCTCTGGAGCGAGCGGGCCGCAAACTCGATATCGCCCAGGTCAATCCTGTAGAGGCTGCGATGGCGGATGCCTATTTTTCCGCCTCGGCGGCCGCGATCACTGCCGGAGAAACCGCTCTCAACGCCGCAAACGCACTGTTCGAGCTCGCGGGCGAAGCGTCAACCGGCATAGGCCTTAATCTCGACCGCCATTGGCGCAATGCACGCATCCACGCGCTGTCGCTGCCTCGCGATCGATTGCTGGACCGCGCCGGCGACCATATGTCGAGATGA
- a CDS encoding metallophosphoesterase, whose translation MGEALARHSEVWKMGRQPRPRLTLDIAEIPTYAIGDIHGRYDLLLKAEEAILQDGARLPGQKLIVTLGDYIDRGLESAQVIAHLMEPPPDGFDRICLAGNHEIAMLDYVDGWLPYDDWMRMGSAESLKSYGLDPEHLPLVFPSGVQLDAFLRQSLPHTHLDFMRALPIMLDTPSVVFVHAGIDPMLPLSAQTDEDLVLIRHRFLESRVPLPKLVVHGHTPSDEPDIRPRRLNLDTRAFRSGRLTVARFWQGRVHLFST comes from the coding sequence ATGGGTGAAGCACTTGCTCGCCATAGCGAGGTTTGGAAAATGGGGCGCCAGCCGAGACCGCGTCTGACGCTGGATATCGCCGAGATTCCAACTTATGCGATCGGCGACATTCACGGCCGCTACGATCTGCTTTTAAAAGCTGAGGAGGCGATCCTGCAAGATGGCGCGCGATTGCCCGGGCAAAAGCTGATCGTGACACTGGGTGACTATATCGACCGGGGTCTGGAATCGGCGCAGGTCATCGCTCACCTCATGGAGCCGCCGCCTGATGGTTTCGACCGCATCTGCCTTGCCGGCAATCACGAGATCGCCATGCTCGACTATGTCGACGGCTGGCTCCCTTATGACGACTGGATGCGGATGGGGTCAGCGGAATCGCTGAAATCCTATGGCCTCGATCCGGAGCATCTGCCGCTCGTCTTTCCCTCCGGCGTGCAGCTCGACGCCTTTCTGCGGCAGTCTCTGCCGCATACGCATCTCGATTTCATGCGAGCGCTGCCCATCATGCTGGACACACCGAGCGTGGTGTTCGTGCACGCCGGCATCGACCCGATGCTGCCGCTCTCCGCACAGACGGATGAGGACCTGGTCCTCATCCGCCACCGCTTTCTTGAAAGCAGGGTTCCCTTGCCGAAACTCGTCGTCCACGGCCACACGCCCAGCGACGAGCCCGACATTCGCCCGAGGCGGCTCAATCTCGATACGCGCGCCTTTCGCAGCGGTAGGCTGACCGTTGCCCGGTTCTGGCAGGGCCGGGTGCATCTGTTTTCCACCTGA